In Pyrus communis chromosome 15, drPyrComm1.1, whole genome shotgun sequence, the genomic stretch CAAATAGTATGGCAACTTGACATGGGGGCTTATATGAGAAGATGGAGTCTGAACTTGCTACGATGGCACAAAAGAGGAATAAGCAAAAGCCCAAACAAAATACTAGAGTCAATTTCTCTCTTGTTTTGCAAGTTACCTTTACTACAGTTGTGAAAAAGGTTGAGCCCTTACATGATACCATGAATTCGAATCTCGTCGGTGACTCCTAATATCTAATCTaatatcatttgacaaaaaaaaaaaaaaaatctctcttgtttttttttttttgggttttgtcgAGTGGAGCATGAAAGGTCAAAATCCTTAATTatctaaactatatattaataaaattctcTTTGTCAACTAAAGAGAGTGAAAAAAACAAGGgacactttggatgcggtccctgACTACCAATgttctttgactgaaacctttgtggtttttagtttttgatcgaagtccctaacattaatgtaataatgtatctctatgtaggttattatattttcaaattaaaaagaaatttgttgttatttatattaatgagattttaaataaaactcatattttatgggattaaaaatattaaagatgaattctactctccaatatattgtgtgtgtgtgtgtgtgtgtgtgtgtgtgtgtgtacatggatacattcatcaaaactaaccaaaaaattattgtaccaaagcatgggtacatttttcaaaagcacaaaaaaaaaaaaaaaaaaaaaaaaaaaaccttaataacattattaaatttcttctattaaactttacatggatacattctcaaatcaacgaaatagaatatacccatataagtttaaaaaatagattagagaaaagattgaatgaaattttatataaaaatgggtacattttaaattaaaaaatggtacatttttaaCAAATTGGTAAATTAAAGAATTgatacatataagattaaaaaattaaaatttttttataaaaatttaatgggtacaaacttattctaattttattttttttatttgggaaatgtttgaattgaaaattaattaggagttaaATAAGGGTGTGAatattaaaactctaaatcaactactaattttttttttttataaaaattatgtaacttacatgtaattcattaatatattaatgctagggactttgattaaaatCTAAAACATGATAAGGTTTTAGTCAATGAACATTAGAAACTAATGACCAGAAactaatttttccaaaaaacaatttatttttctaccacaaataaaattatgggCCGCAAAGTAAATTTACACAAActacattttacatttttttatttattttaatttttacccAAAGGTGATTCTAACACCTtctaatttgaaaattaaaaaatgaaaataaaaacttctcTCCCCACTTCCACGTTCCACTTTTTCTCCCTCCCTCCTtccattttaaaacataaataaaaaaatattttcactcaCTGTGAGGCATATGCTAGTTATATAAATTGGATGAGATCAAAAGATGGTTAGACTCGTTTCGAATGCTAGATAAACCAACTTTTTAtgctaaatttgtaaaccatatgatgtgacattaataacataaatcaacacttaagtaataatctaattgtCAACAACCACGTCATATAATTTAAATAAGTAATCTCTCTAAAACCACCCGTTTgtttcccttaaaaaaaaaaactaatgaaaatgatttgaaaattttgagttttaacgataagaacaaaataaagagtaaagtgaatagtatcataaatgactttttagtgtaaaaatatgatttttcgttaaaatctcCTTAAAAAATGTTTCGATTTTATTTACAACATGAAAATTCCAACTTGCAATATCTGAATTAGATGCGACCGTTAGAGGCCCAAACTCGTTCATCCTTTCGCTTTGATTTGCATATTGTAACGCCCTTCATTATGCAATGAAATTCAGATGCAGTCCAAtaagaaagaaggaagaaattctTATATGCGGGCGTCCAAAACTGCTTGTAGTCTAACCGCACAAAAAGCACCGCATCCCACTTTCTGTACGGAAGAACTTACATGACACCGATACATCACCAATGTTGTTTCTCATGTTAATAAAACAAAGACATGAGGACAAAAACTCATTTATTTTATTGGCACAGAACGCTACATGTAAATCCTTGTACGGGCACCTGAACTTAAGAATATCTACGGTAAGAAGATATATATACTCCATGCACAGCAGATTCAAACTTTAAAGTGAAAAAATGCAGAAACTCTGCCTGAACCAACTTCCGACGAATACTATTAGGCGAAATGGATTGGCCATCATAATTTACAAATATAACCACAAAATCTCAGACCAACATTAAACTCTGAGCAGCACCGGAGGCCGGAGCTCGCCAACGGAAGCTTAAAAAAGCGATTAAAAGATGAGACGGTCAGTAGAGGAAGATGAAATGGAACTAGCTCGAAAGTTTCTCTACCGTCAGCCATTAATTCCGTCTAGAACATCGACATAAACAGAAAACTACGTTACCCCTACAAACCAACATACGCTAGGCTATCGAACGCAAATATAACAATTCTAGCCACAAATCTGGGAATCATTccaataatgatggaaaaactaAATCACGGGCACGGTCACGGTCACAGGCGAGACTAGACGATTAACTTTTGCTTCCTCTTCGCCGCTTCTTACCAGACTTGGTCTCACTTGCAAGTACCTTGGCTAAAGTTGGGGACTTCCCCTTTGGTGTGCTTTCTGGCGCTTTCTCAGAATCACTTGAGGCTTCCTTCATATCCTCATCTTCTTTAGTCGGTTTCGAAGCAGCTTTTGCCTTGCCCGTACCGTTGGCGTTTGCTTTCCCGCTGCTAGCAGACGATTTACCCTTGGAAACGGAGGCAGTCTTTAATGTGCTCTGATTTGACTTCCCAGTCTTCTGTGTGTCTTGCTTGGACTTGGAAGCTTTTTGTGCTTTTTGTGCGGTGCTGTCATCTTCCTTGGATTTGGTGCTTTTAGGTGTATGGGTATCATTGTTCTTCGATTTACTGGATGTCTTCTGAGCAACATCAACCGATTTACCACTACTTTTTGGAGTGTGATCCTTTAATTTTCCAATACGTTCGTCATCTGATTTTCCAGAACCACCTTTGGATTTGCTATCAGCTTTACTGCCTTCTTTTAATTTGCGATCAAATTTAGCTGTAGCACCTTTTGATTTGCTGGAGGAAGCTCCTCCACCCCTATAAGATTTGACTTGAATTTAGAAAACTACAGATATAATGGCATCAACTTTTAAGTAACAAAAATCGCACTCACGATTTGGGCGAAGTATCCATCTTTTCCTTCTTAGTCGAGTCATCAGGAgtttttttcactttcttcttcaaagGCCTGGTTGCACAGCAAAACATTAAAGAGGATATGATCACAActctaaaaaaacaaatatgcaaAATAATTGAAGCAAAACTTTACAGACCACTCCAGGAAATGAAAACTCCAGTATTGCGgattttatgttaaatcctaAACAATGATTAATcatcaaatagaaaaaaaattcaagacaAGTCCATGAGATGTTACAAACTAAGTACACGAGGGGTGACAATCATCAGAAATTCAGTAGGATACAAAGATGTGATAACATAATCTGGATATGACATTCAACCTACAGCATGATGCAGACAATAATCCAGAAACTAGTTTACAGACTAATGTTAAAGTCGTATATGTAATGTACACATCAAAGGTAAATAGTACGTACACGTCAGAAGAAGCATCATGACTCAATTGATCAGTACCTTGCTCCTGTCAACAGAAATGTCTCAGCACAAAAATTGAGTAATGAATGCTTTAATGTAGCAAAAGAATGAGAGCGACTTTACCTCATCCGAGTCAGGGTCATCTGCTACAAACTCCCACCTCTCTTTTTTAAGATTTAGTGTTTCAACATCACCATCAGTATATGATACCTACGAAAGAATGGACCAAGTACAaagaatttaagtaaataaagtttcattttaaacaaaataaaatgtaacaGAAAACCGATGATCCTTTTTAGCaattaatttgattaaacataAATGAATAAGGTGTACAAAATAAGGATGGGGACTTCCACAGTTGGCATCTCACCTTATGCTTCTTTTTAGCAGAATCAAAGTATGCGACAACACCTTCATAAAACCTGTAAAATTGTCAATAAAACATTAAACGACAAACTAAAAATTCAAGTTTTACAACCATAAACAAATTCCTTAATCTAgttctataaaaataaaaataaatagttctggaaaaattcaaaagttctAGCAGTAGTTTTAACAAcccaattttaaaatgaaactttagcaGGATATCATGTATTCCCACTCCCCctagaaaatgaaaatagaaGAGAATAAAAGGAAACGAAGGCTGAAGTCATCACAAGTTGCTAAAAGGGCAGAACATCTCTACCGCACAACTTAAGACTCTAAAATATGTGCCAACTTCCAAACACCCTAAAAGGCTTCCAGAAAGATGCTACACTTATCAACAGACACCTAGGTAACACAAGTTTAGATGAAGAATGATGCATGTATTGCAAAATCATAGTGCAACTTAAGTTGTGTAGAATCACACAGATAGTGCAACATagttactatttttttaaatgcaaaCTTGAAGCCAAATAATTTTAGATATATAAAACAACCAAACTAAGAAATCCAAACATTCACGTGTAGACTCCTGCAGCATTGCAAGAAATATATTGAGGAAATACTGAACGCAAGGTCAGTACTTACGTACGATCTTTTGGCCACCAAACTTTAATCTTTGATCCAACCATCTCCTCACCATGATCTTTGTCACCAGATTCCTAAATAGGAAGAAAACAGTAATATAAGATAAGGCATAATCATAGATATATGATCACCCTAAGTCCACTACTACACAATGAACAAAACTAACAATAATATTCCAAAATCTTGCAAAAAGGTGAATGCCATATGCACTAGCGTTCATAAACAGTAAACCTTAATATCAAGGGGAAAGCACACAATTCTTTTAACAAAACATACAAATTGTAGCATAGACCAAAGCATACATACCTTCTCTTTTCCTGAAGCACGCTTCCTCTTTGAATTGGTCTTAGGGGTCTCCTCCAGGGGAGATTCTTCCTTAGTTAATTTTGGGGCTGACTTTGGTGTTGACACCATCTCCTAAATAACAACAGTAATTTTATTAAAACTGTATTTAACAATAAAAACGATTGGCAGTGTCCAAGGAATAGCTGAAAGGCCAATAGGAAAGTACTTTGTCATCATCCTTAGCTGAAGATTTTGTTGCAGCCTTTGCCGGAGTAACTTTTCCACGACCCCGCTTTCTCTTATCTACTGCTTGCTTTATAGGAGACCCATCGCTAGTTTTAGTGCTCCCATCTACCTTCTTAGCTGACTTCAGTTTTGCCTCTGAATCGCTTGTGGTGGCACTTTCCTTTCTAGATGTCTCCACCACAGTTGGACTTTTATTCTCATTAGAAACCCCAGCAGACACCTGTTTCCCAGAGCGTCTACTTGGTTTTAATTCTGAATCACTGGTTCCATCAGTAACCTTTTGGTGTTCATCATCTGCAAATGGTGCAGCCCCCTTATTAGAACTATCTTTCTTCTTATTCCTTCCAGCCTTTTTGGAGCGACTTACATCAGGAAGGCTCTCACTTGGGgatggagaagcaacaccagcAGGTTCCTTTTCCAATAGCTTTGAAGAGAGGTTAATATCAGATACTTTCTCATTCTCCGATTGCACAACTGCCTCCACAGAAGGATCCTCATGAGGTGAGCTGGGAACATCTTCTGTTTTACTCTTATGTTCTGGCTGTGTCTCAGTATCTTCCTCATTATCAGCTTGACAATTTTCTGAAGGTTGTGTTGATTTTGTTGACAAATCAGAATTCCCTGCTCCTTCTTTGGTAGCTTTTTCTGGAATTTGTTCTGCATCAGCAGCTTTCTCAGTCTCCAAACTATCAGGTTCACCATTGCTTGATGCATTTGGATCTTTCTGATCCTCAGTATTGTCGCCCTCCTCTTCCTTCTTCAAGGCATTCGACTCAGCTACAGAATCATCTTCGCCAGTCTCTGCATTACCATTGTTCACAACTAACTTTGAAGATCTGTCAACAGCGGGATCAATTCGTTCAGGAGAAACTGGCGCTTCTGCCTTTTCTTTATCTACCTGCAAAGACAAAGAGAACTTGTGAAATAACCCACTTCAATCAAATATAATTTCTGCCTAATAGAAGCATAAAGTACATAAAATagatagaaaaaaaggaagaaattgaCAGAAGAAACTCACCTGGGCTGCCTCATCGGAAGATTCTCTAATTGCTGACTTCTCCTCGGCAGCCTGCAGTAGCAAAAGTTAATACAAGTTGTACAGCAGAGGAGAGGAATCCCAAGTTGCTGACTTGGTTCACAAAGACAAATCAATGTAACGTTATCACCAGCCAACTACGGGCTGTTTGACTGTGGATGAAAGAACAACCAAAGTAACCAGACCAACACCCACCCCCcagagaagaaaatgaaaaaacaaatttataaaCACCAATGTTTTTGAACAAGTTAAGGAATGAGAGAGTGGATCAGGGATCAAAAAGATAACCTTGTTGAGGAAACAGAAAACTATGAAGTTTTACACAATTATCATTATGAACAAACGAAATGCGTATAAAATGTCTTAACCTTGCAACTACGAACATCTTACCACATTTCCATCAGCATCACAGCCTTCATTCTGTTCAGCATCATCACTTGCCTCTTGGCAGATCGAGGCTACAACTTTACTATAATCATCAAAAACAATGCCCAAGCTTTTTACTTCTTCTACCAGGTAATCCTTAAGTTTAGTGGCACAGCTTTCAAGTACTCTCTCCCCCAACTTTCGTCCAATTGGTAGAATATCCTGCAAAGAAATAAATGGTTAGTAAGTTGACAAATAAAACAGGATGTAGAAAGTACTAATGGTCAATCAAAAACAATTATTCACCTCATTGTCGTTTTTCACACTAGCTAATAAGGGAGATAGTAGCTCAGCAGAAACTTCTTCACTTTCTTCTAGAACAAGAGTCATAATAGTCTCCATGGATGAGAAAACATTCTCTGGGTGATAGTCCCTGgaatatataaaaacacaaatatataatgTTGCGTTTTCTAGAACATATCAGCTGGCAAGTTTTACTCCACAAGTggaaacaaataataaatatagtATCTACAGTCTATACACACATAAAGTGGTGACTCCAACTCTACTTATGACTTTGTACCTTATTGCCTTAAGGAAATGCTGGAACATTTCAACGATCAATGCATCACATTCAAGATCCAACATCACCACACACGATCTGACCTTCGCAACAGTTTCAAGAATCGAAGCCCTCTTTGCGTATGATCGGCTAGACTTGTCATGTAGATTTTCAAAGGAAGATACAATAAGATGAAAGACTTCCTGCATGCATAAAATTTAGAaggtttaatgaattttttctaAATGTAACATGAGCAGACTCTACAAATAAATAATCAGTTTAGTGATCTAAATCCCAGTTACCTTCATTTGCTCATCATCATAAGGTGCATCAGGTGCAGTTATTCTTGTTATCTCACTGATGCAAGCTGCAACACCAACTTTGACATCGGGATTTGGATGCCTGAAAAGTTCCTCAGCAACCAATGCATTCTGTGATGGAGAAAGCGCAGTTTGCATTGACTTTGTAGGTGACTGTTCTACCTTCGATAGACAATTCTCAACTCTCTAATATATCACCACGAAAAGAACAATACAATATTAGGGAAAGAACAATACAATATTAAGGAAAGAACAATACAATATTAGGGGAAAGAACAACACACTGGTGCAAGAAGAATTTTACAATTCAATCTATGCCAAAACTGTGTAGACAAATTTGAATTAGCTAGATCAGAAACCAGAAGGAGAAGAAATGAACATGGCCGGTGAGTTTATTAAAAAACTACATTAACCGGAGAGAAAACATGCAACAGTAAcaaactttaaaataaaataaataaatgcccTTGTTTAAGGAAAGGTACAAATAACAAATTTAATGCGTGTGTGCGCACACACGCCAAGCATAAACTTAATTTCATGACGTAAGGTAGAAATGAAAAGTAAGGAAAACCTTTTTAGGAAAATGTAATGCCATCCTTTTTAGGAAAAAGTAATTCAAAGCAACCAAAAATCTTTCCATTACTCCTTCTAAATCCCTGCTTGAGCAAGCAGGGAACAAAAACCACATATGAAATGGCTTTCCTCTCTCCTAAATGTCCAGCTTCAAAAGCATTAATGAAACATAATTGAACTTGAAATGTCATCCTTCAATTTGAATTATTAGTCATGGTGAACATTAATAACTTACCTTCATATACATATCAGGAGATCATTTTAACTTCCTTTGCTGTATATGATAAAGACCAACCTTAAAACACCTAAAACCCTTTGTCATTCTAACAAATTATAGCTTACTTGGTAATTGTTAAATGCAGAATACCATTTATAAACCAACGCAGATATGCATCGTTGTCTTTCTCCTCAAGCTCAGTCATTAATGACTTAACCCCGCATGCTATCCGCACAGTGAGAGATAATTAATAACGAATCTCGTAGCTAAGAAGCTCAAAAGGAAAGTGAGCTAGAGACTCAAACCCCTCGCCCTCAACCTcattaaaacacaaaattccAGCTTTGAAAAGCTAGCTAGAACTTCCTGCATGGCATATGAAAGTATTGCCCCAATCTACGCTTAATCCAAGCAATACCAAACACATGAACATGCAGCCCAGGATTTAAATAGCGGAAAAAAATTAGCACAAATCATAAGAAAAGAAATGGAAATGTTAAAACCCACTTGAATCCCACATCAGAAGGTTTCAGAACAATAACATTGAATTCCCATTTcactaaatttacaaataatCACACAGTACTCAGTTTAATAAACAAAACCCACGGAAGGAAAGCAACTGAGACGCAAATACTTCAGAAtacgaagagaagaagaaaacccaaaaattgtTAGAGGAATCAGGGCTTACGTCGAGAACATCAAGGAGGTCGTCGACGGAAGACGGAGGTTCCAAGAGCTGATTCCCAGCTTCCGTAAGCTGTGCCTCGAGCTCTTTCTCTGCCAACGCCATTTTCCTCCCCTCTCCTGTTTCTTTGCTCTAGATCCTTGACAATCTCGCAGCTCTAGCCCTAATCTCACACCATTGAAGGCCCAGAACCACACGAATCGAAGAGAGAGAAATCGGAAAAATTGTttggagagagaaagttagGGTTTtcgttttagagagagagagagagagagagagttattcgaattttatttttttgcaattaaaaaataaaatatcgtgGAGCGATGGATCCctctggtttttatttttactttcggAATCCGCGGGATTGTGAATTCGAGTTCAATTTCGGATTTCAAATCCGCCTTTGAATCTTTCCTGTGGGGACCACCTGGCGTCCTTGGACCGTAGGATTTGATGCTGCTCTTCCTTTTTCTTGGGaagacctttttttatttttgctcaagtgaataaattattgaaaacgAAAGAATTTTCTAAGTTTATGGTAAGTGGATAAAAAAAGAATCGACAtttgaaatatattatattatattcgTCGAACTGTTTTTGCAATGAGATGTGtaagtcaaaaaaaaaaaaaaaaagtggttaAGAGTGTTTATGGTTGTATTGAGGGTCTTCGATTCGAATTCTCTAACTCACTTAATATCGTCGTATTAAAGTAAATTTCTTACAAATATCATAGTCCTAAATGTTTGTGATCGAAATTTGCATCACGCAGAAGGCTAGCTGCATTAGTTAGAGTGAATATGCTCCATGCTGTTCATTCGAGTTCGAATCTCCTTTTCTCATTAATTAgactaatttaaaataaaatataacaaTTGCCACTTTTTTACCCTTGTCTTGATTGAATATATCATTGGAACAATCATGATGTCATCACCATGTGAGATTCTCATTCCGACGCGAAGCTCAATCTCTATTTATTAGTTGAGCGCTAAGATGTAAAACTAGATCATATATGGGGGGAAAATGATTCTAGCCGGATCCTTATCCTGGGGATCTTGTGATCACGAGATGTACAATGAACAACTATGATCACGAGATCTCCCCGATTCCCAGGTTGGAATAACTTTATCCCCTGTTCCAGAGATAGAAAGGATacaaatattagccaaattctaaatttctaatttctaagtAAAGATAAAGGTTTCAAATTTTGAGCGGGAAAAAGGGatgaataataaaaaatcatgtgtaattagggagagagggaggtcgttctatatacttatatatctATCAATTATGGAAACTTTTATTACCAAAAGtattattaagaaaattttatttatagaattggaaaattaattcaatttttttttaatgttaatcAAGAGCGCCTGAGTATTGTtcatcaatttaattagaatctaTTGGATATTTTGTTACATCGCAACAAGTCACCAATCATGTAACCTTTATAATCTTGCATATAAATTTTGGGTGGAGGGATACCAACGCAACACCTCGAGTTTAAAGATAAATGAATTTAAACTCTTTGATGTAATTTGGTTTTTACGTGTTACACAtaaatcaatttcaaactcatttacccattatatt encodes the following:
- the LOC137716745 gene encoding sister chromatid cohesion protein PDS5 homolog C-like, with protein sequence MALAEKELEAQLTEAGNQLLEPPSSVDDLLDVLDRVENCLSKVEQSPTKSMQTALSPSQNALVAEELFRHPNPDVKVGVAACISEITRITAPDAPYDDEQMKEVFHLIVSSFENLHDKSSRSYAKRASILETVAKVRSCVVMLDLECDALIVEMFQHFLKAIRDYHPENVFSSMETIMTLVLEESEEVSAELLSPLLASVKNDNEDILPIGRKLGERVLESCATKLKDYLVEEVKSLGIVFDDYSKVVASICQEASDDAEQNEGCDADGNVAAEEKSAIRESSDEAAQVDKEKAEAPVSPERIDPAVDRSSKLVVNNGNAETGEDDSVAESNALKKEEEGDNTEDQKDPNASSNGEPDSLETEKAADAEQIPEKATKEGAGNSDLSTKSTQPSENCQADNEEDTETQPEHKSKTEDVPSSPHEDPSVEAVVQSENEKVSDINLSSKLLEKEPAGVASPSPSESLPDVSRSKKAGRNKKKDSSNKGAAPFADDEHQKVTDGTSDSELKPSRRSGKQVSAGVSNENKSPTVVETSRKESATTSDSEAKLKSAKKVDGSTKTSDGSPIKQAVDKRKRGRGKVTPAKAATKSSAKDDDKEMVSTPKSAPKLTKEESPLEETPKTNSKRKRASGKEKESGDKDHGEEMVGSKIKVWWPKDRTFYEGVVAYFDSAKKKHKVSYTDGDVETLNLKKERWEFVADDPDSDEEQGTDQLSHDASSDVPLKKKVKKTPDDSTKKEKMDTSPKSGGGASSSKSKGATAKFDRKLKEGSKADSKSKGGSGKSDDERIGKLKDHTPKSSGKSVDVAQKTSSKSKNNDTHTPKSTKSKEDDSTAQKAQKASKSKQDTQKTGKSNQSTLKTASVSKGKSSASSGKANANGTGKAKAASKPTKEDEDMKEASSDSEKAPESTPKGKSPTLAKVLASETKSGKKRRRGSKS